The Enterococcus rotai genome includes a window with the following:
- the licT gene encoding BglG family transcription antiterminator LicT produces MIIQKILNNNVVITLDDHKQEQIVMGRGIAFKKKVGDFIPDTMVDQVFRLANQDTSLKFQELLGDLPLEVMQLSDEIIKYAKTKLGRKLNDTIFISLTDHLHTALERMRQGIEVKNFLLWDIKRFFSDEYFIGTKAIEMVKKKFNVQLPEDEAGFIALHIVNAEMDEEVGNVYELTKIMQEITNIVKYHFKITFNEDSVYFYRFSTHLKFFAYRLLNHKEFYDEDDGELYEVIKKKYRNAYTCVNKIGDFLTETYAYTISKEEKMYLIIHIARVVQTNS; encoded by the coding sequence ATGATTATTCAAAAAATTTTGAATAATAATGTTGTGATTACGTTGGATGACCATAAACAAGAGCAAATCGTGATGGGACGTGGTATAGCGTTCAAAAAAAAAGTTGGAGACTTTATTCCAGATACAATGGTGGATCAAGTATTTCGCTTAGCAAATCAAGATACGTCACTGAAGTTTCAAGAATTGCTAGGAGATCTTCCCTTGGAGGTAATGCAGCTTTCAGATGAAATCATCAAGTATGCTAAAACTAAGCTTGGAAGGAAGTTAAATGATACAATCTTCATTTCTTTAACAGACCATCTTCATACAGCGTTAGAAAGAATGCGACAAGGAATCGAAGTGAAGAACTTTTTATTATGGGATATCAAACGTTTTTTTTCAGATGAATATTTTATTGGTACTAAAGCAATTGAAATGGTCAAAAAGAAATTTAACGTTCAATTACCTGAAGATGAAGCCGGTTTTATTGCATTACACATAGTTAATGCAGAGATGGATGAAGAAGTAGGAAACGTTTATGAGCTGACAAAAATTATGCAAGAGATCACAAATATCGTGAAGTATCATTTCAAAATTACCTTCAATGAAGATTCTGTTTATTTTTATCGTTTCAGTACTCATTTAAAATTTTTTGCTTATCGCTTATTAAATCATAAAGAATTTTATGATGAAGATGATGGAGAATTATACGAAGTAATCAAAAAAAAGTATCGCAATGCTTATACATGTGTAAATAAAATTGGTGATTTTTTGACAGAAACTTATGCTTATACTATTTCTAAAGAAGAGAAAATGTATTTGATCATTCATATCGCACGAGTAGTACAGACAAATAGTTAG
- a CDS encoding beta-glucoside-specific PTS transporter subunit IIABC, with the protein MGKYHDLAQKIVDNVGGKENINSLTHCITRLRFKLKDESKANDDVLKNMDGVVTVMKSGGQYQVVIGNHVPAVYEDVVSIAGISADAEQESSGGNLFNRLIDILSGCFQPFLGALAAAGMVKGLNALLVFLKLYSATSGTYTMLNGIGDAIFYFMPVILGYTAARKFNLNPMVGIVIGAALCYPTVQGGALQAAFETTAGAGAAAPYSLLGLPAYTTFLGIPWVGAGYTSSVVPIIFIVAFAAQIQKLFKKLIPEVVQTFLVPFFVLLIALPIGFLVIGPIISMLTDLLSAGFQALMGFSPALYGVILGFFWQVLVIFGLHWSVVPLAIMQITQEGASQVLVGSFAASFAQTAVVMAMFFKLKDTKMKALCPPAIISGIFGVTEPAIYGITLPKKTPFIFSMIGAAVGGLYLMINGVTSYTMGGLGIFGVLNFINGDDASGVVHSFVAILIAMVIGFVLTFFFWKDSTVVEDVTENKKAQKAIKEAVLSPVKGRVLPLSKANDQAFAQGALGKGILIEPTEGVVRAPFDGTVMTLFPTLHAIGLISDQGMELLIHIGMDTVQLEGNGFEAKVAQGDKVKKGQVLVTFDIEAIKAAGYSVETPVIVTNTADYLDIVETQEREVTSSDTLITGLT; encoded by the coding sequence ATGGGGAAATATCATGATTTAGCACAGAAAATTGTTGATAACGTAGGTGGAAAAGAAAATATTAATAGTTTAACACATTGTATTACACGTCTACGCTTTAAGTTGAAAGATGAATCAAAAGCAAATGATGATGTATTGAAAAACATGGATGGTGTTGTCACGGTAATGAAAAGTGGCGGACAATATCAAGTTGTCATTGGTAATCATGTACCAGCAGTTTATGAAGATGTTGTAAGTATTGCTGGGATTTCAGCTGATGCTGAACAAGAATCTTCTGGTGGTAATCTATTCAATCGTTTAATTGATATTCTAAGCGGATGTTTCCAACCTTTCTTAGGAGCACTGGCAGCAGCTGGTATGGTAAAAGGGTTAAATGCTTTACTTGTTTTCTTGAAATTATATTCTGCTACTTCTGGAACTTATACAATGTTAAATGGTATTGGAGATGCAATCTTCTACTTTATGCCAGTGATTTTAGGGTATACAGCTGCTAGAAAATTCAATTTAAATCCAATGGTAGGGATTGTGATTGGAGCGGCCCTTTGTTATCCAACAGTTCAAGGTGGGGCTTTACAAGCGGCCTTTGAAACAACAGCAGGAGCAGGGGCTGCTGCTCCATATAGTTTATTGGGATTACCTGCATATACTACGTTTTTAGGCATTCCTTGGGTTGGTGCTGGATATACAAGTAGTGTAGTACCAATCATCTTCATTGTAGCGTTTGCAGCTCAAATTCAAAAGCTCTTCAAGAAGCTTATTCCTGAAGTTGTTCAAACATTCTTGGTACCATTCTTTGTTCTATTGATTGCATTACCAATTGGCTTTTTAGTAATTGGTCCAATCATCAGTATGTTAACTGATTTACTAAGTGCTGGTTTCCAAGCATTGATGGGCTTCTCACCTGCATTATATGGTGTTATTCTTGGCTTCTTCTGGCAAGTATTGGTTATTTTTGGTTTACATTGGAGTGTTGTGCCGCTTGCAATCATGCAAATCACTCAAGAAGGAGCAAGCCAAGTATTAGTAGGTTCTTTCGCTGCAAGTTTTGCACAAACTGCTGTAGTTATGGCGATGTTCTTTAAATTGAAAGACACAAAAATGAAAGCATTATGTCCACCAGCAATCATCTCAGGAATTTTTGGTGTAACTGAACCAGCAATCTATGGTATTACTTTACCTAAAAAGACACCATTCATTTTTTCAATGATTGGTGCTGCTGTAGGTGGATTATACTTGATGATCAATGGTGTAACCTCTTATACAATGGGTGGTCTAGGGATTTTCGGAGTTTTAAACTTTATCAATGGTGATGATGCAAGTGGTGTAGTTCATTCATTCGTTGCTATTTTAATCGCAATGGTTATCGGTTTTGTATTAACATTCTTCTTCTGGAAAGATAGTACTGTCGTAGAAGATGTAACAGAGAATAAAAAAGCACAAAAGGCAATCAAAGAAGCTGTTTTAAGTCCGGTTAAAGGTCGTGTATTACCATTAAGTAAAGCAAATGATCAAGCATTTGCTCAAGGTGCTTTAGGTAAAGGTATTTTGATTGAACCTACAGAAGGTGTGGTTAGAGCACCATTTGATGGAACTGTGATGACCTTATTTCCAACGTTACATGCAATTGGTTTGATTTCAGATCAAGGGATGGAGCTATTGATTCATATCGGGATGGATACAGTTCAACTAGAAGGCAATGGATTTGAAGCAAAAGTGGCTCAAGGAGACAAAGTGAAAAAAGGCCAAGTGCTAGTTACATTTGATATCGAAGCAATCAAAGCAGCTGGTTATAGTGTAGAAACACCAGTTATTGTGACAAATACTGCTGACTATTTAGATATTGTAGAAACGCAAGAGCGTGAAGTGACTTCAAGCGATACTTTAATTACTGGATTAACTTAA
- a CDS encoding 6-phospho-beta-glucosidase codes for MSFRKDFLWGGATAANQCEGGYNEGGRGLANVDLAPVGPDRFPVITGEKKMFHFDEDHFYPAQNAIDMYHRYQEDIALFGEMGFKTYRLSIAWSRIFPLGDETEPNEEGLKFYEDLFKECRKHNIEPLVTITHFDCPMHLVEKYGAWRSRELVGFYENLCNVIFNRYKGLVKYWLTFNEINMILHAPFMGAGLYFEEGENKEQVKYQAAHHELLASAIATKIAHEVDPENQVGCMLAAGTNYAYTCKPEDVWAARKADRENFFFIDVQSRGEYPAYALKELEREGIELPIEDGDLELLKEHTVDFISFSYYSSRVQSTDPAVNEQTAGNIFASVKNPYLEASEWGWQIDPLGLRTTMNDLYDRYQKPLFIVENGLGAVDSPDENGNVVDDYRIEYLAAHIKAMKDAVELDGVDLLGYTTWGCIDLVSAGTGEMKKRYGFIYVDRDNEGNGTLKRSKKKSFDWYKKVIATNGEDLTNA; via the coding sequence ATGTCATTTAGAAAAGACTTTTTATGGGGCGGCGCAACAGCAGCCAATCAATGTGAAGGGGGCTATAACGAAGGTGGTCGCGGTTTAGCGAACGTAGATTTAGCTCCAGTCGGACCAGATCGTTTTCCAGTCATTACTGGCGAGAAAAAAATGTTTCATTTTGATGAAGACCATTTTTATCCAGCACAAAATGCGATCGATATGTACCACCGTTATCAAGAAGATATTGCCTTGTTTGGCGAAATGGGCTTTAAAACCTATCGTTTATCGATTGCGTGGAGCCGTATTTTCCCTCTAGGAGACGAAACAGAGCCAAATGAAGAAGGTTTGAAGTTCTATGAAGATTTGTTCAAAGAATGCCGCAAACATAACATTGAACCTCTTGTAACCATCACTCACTTTGATTGTCCAATGCATTTAGTAGAGAAATATGGCGCATGGCGCAGTCGTGAGTTGGTTGGCTTTTACGAAAACCTATGTAACGTGATTTTCAATCGTTATAAAGGCTTAGTTAAATATTGGTTGACATTCAATGAAATCAATATGATCTTACACGCACCCTTTATGGGCGCAGGTCTTTATTTTGAAGAAGGCGAAAACAAAGAACAAGTGAAATATCAAGCAGCACATCACGAATTATTGGCTAGTGCGATCGCAACGAAAATCGCGCATGAAGTTGATCCTGAAAACCAAGTTGGCTGTATGTTAGCGGCGGGTACAAACTATGCGTATACATGTAAACCAGAAGATGTCTGGGCAGCTCGTAAAGCGGATCGCGAAAACTTCTTCTTTATCGATGTTCAGTCGCGTGGAGAATATCCTGCGTATGCGTTGAAAGAATTAGAACGTGAAGGCATCGAATTGCCAATTGAAGACGGTGATTTAGAATTATTGAAAGAACACACAGTAGACTTTATTTCATTTTCATACTACTCATCACGTGTTCAATCAACCGATCCAGCAGTTAACGAACAAACAGCCGGTAATATCTTTGCCTCAGTGAAAAATCCTTATTTAGAAGCAAGCGAATGGGGCTGGCAAATCGATCCACTAGGTTTACGCACAACCATGAACGATTTATATGACCGTTACCAAAAACCATTGTTTATCGTAGAAAATGGCTTAGGCGCTGTGGATTCACCAGACGAAAATGGCAATGTAGTCGATGATTATCGTATCGAATATCTAGCGGCGCATATCAAAGCAATGAAAGATGCTGTGGAACTTGATGGTGTGGATTTATTAGGCTATACAACGTGGGGCTGTATTGATTTAGTGTCAGCTGGAACAGGTGAAATGAAAAAACGTTATGGTTTTATCTATGTCGATCGCGACAACGAAGGCAATGGTACTTTGAAACGTTCGAAGAAAAAATCATTTGACTGGTATAAAAAAGTGATTGCGACTAATGGGGAAGATTTAACGAACGCATAA
- a CDS encoding histidine phosphatase family protein — protein sequence MKKAVKLLGVLMLGLLVVAGCGNGNAKKEDASATKKAPEELTLYIVRHGKTMLNTTDRVQGWSDAVLTKAGEEVVTAAGVGLKDIEFQNAYSSDSGRAIQTANLIVKESEKSSDLKVITDERLREFNFGTYEGDLNHTMWQDIADDQAVTLEEFMKNMTPESFANSVAKLDAKNVEEAKVNWPAEDYKTITTRLKAGLDDIVEKEMKNEGSGNVLIASHGLSISALLATLFDDYKIPEGGLKNASVCTVKYKDGKYTLDKVNDLSYVEAGQTK from the coding sequence ATGAAAAAAGCAGTAAAACTGTTAGGTGTTTTAATGTTAGGTTTATTAGTAGTTGCAGGATGCGGTAATGGCAATGCTAAAAAAGAGGATGCATCAGCTACTAAAAAGGCGCCAGAAGAATTAACATTGTATATTGTCCGTCATGGAAAAACAATGCTAAATACAACAGATCGTGTTCAAGGTTGGTCAGATGCAGTCTTAACGAAAGCTGGTGAAGAAGTCGTCACAGCTGCAGGAGTTGGTCTAAAAGATATTGAGTTTCAAAATGCATACAGTAGTGATAGCGGTCGAGCGATTCAAACAGCTAATTTGATTGTAAAAGAAAGTGAAAAATCATCAGATTTGAAAGTTATTACGGATGAACGTTTAAGAGAATTTAACTTTGGTACTTATGAAGGTGATTTGAATCACACTATGTGGCAAGATATTGCAGACGATCAAGCCGTTACGCTAGAAGAATTCATGAAAAATATGACACCAGAATCATTTGCCAATAGTGTGGCAAAATTGGATGCTAAAAATGTAGAAGAAGCAAAAGTCAACTGGCCAGCGGAAGACTACAAAACGATCACTACACGATTGAAAGCTGGGCTAGATGATATTGTTGAAAAAGAAATGAAAAATGAAGGTTCAGGTAATGTACTGATTGCCTCACATGGACTAAGTATCTCAGCATTGTTAGCAACATTATTTGATGATTATAAAATTCCAGAAGGTGGTTTGAAGAACGCCAGTGTTTGTACTGTAAAATATAAAGATGGAAAATATACATTAGATAAAGTCAATGATTTAAGTTACGTGGAAGCAGGACAAACTAAATAG
- a CDS encoding tyrosine-protein phosphatase encodes MVTITNFRDIGGIKNKEGKQVKKDVFLRSGELSKLTKEDEQRLETTYRLSKIIDLRSEAEVEERPDMSVPKTEYIHIDILEDIQDEGASISDFVKIGSPEKSASYMEKLYADIALNTTAQKGYNKFFEEILALQQQESILFHCFAGKDRTGIAALLVLETLGVPRAAIYQDYLLTNELRKKENAEILEQAKKADLEEQNLEALHVALNVDSRYLDNFYQTVEAQYGDISTYLKQAINIDKVTKDMLNQRFLLD; translated from the coding sequence ATGGTAACTATTACAAATTTTCGTGATATCGGCGGCATTAAAAACAAAGAAGGAAAACAAGTTAAAAAAGATGTTTTTCTAAGATCAGGTGAATTATCTAAACTTACAAAAGAAGATGAACAACGTTTAGAAACAACCTATCGTTTAAGCAAAATCATTGATTTAAGAAGTGAAGCAGAAGTAGAAGAAAGACCAGATATGTCTGTTCCAAAAACAGAGTATATTCATATCGACATTTTAGAAGATATCCAGGATGAAGGGGCTTCAATCAGTGACTTTGTCAAAATTGGTTCTCCAGAAAAATCAGCATCCTACATGGAAAAATTATACGCTGATATTGCATTGAACACGACTGCTCAAAAAGGATACAACAAGTTTTTTGAAGAGATCTTAGCGTTACAGCAACAAGAAAGTATTTTATTTCACTGTTTTGCTGGGAAAGACCGCACTGGGATTGCGGCATTATTAGTATTGGAGACGTTAGGCGTACCGAGAGCGGCGATTTATCAAGATTATTTATTAACAAATGAGTTACGAAAAAAAGAAAATGCTGAAATCTTAGAACAAGCAAAAAAAGCTGACTTAGAAGAACAAAATTTAGAAGCTTTACATGTGGCTTTAAATGTAGATAGTCGTTATTTAGATAACTTTTATCAGACAGTGGAAGCGCAATATGGTGATATCTCAACCTATTTAAAACAAGCAATCAACATTGACAAAGTGACGAAAGATATGTTGAATCAACGCTTTCTTTTAGATTAA
- a CDS encoding nucleoside deaminase: protein MTTKNQHIELLNRCIDISQNAREHGNTPFGALLADKEGNILLEQENIEITEKICTGHAETTLAAKASQQYSKEFLWECTLYTTAEPCAMCTGAIYWGNIGSIVYAMTEKRLLELTGDNEQNPTFDLPSKEILSHGQKNIQIIGPFPEVEQAVSAVHQGYWD from the coding sequence ATGACGACAAAAAATCAGCACATTGAATTATTGAACCGTTGTATTGACATTTCACAAAATGCTCGTGAACATGGAAATACGCCCTTTGGTGCATTATTAGCAGATAAAGAGGGGAATATTCTTTTAGAGCAGGAAAATATCGAAATCACAGAAAAAATCTGTACAGGTCATGCTGAAACAACGCTAGCAGCAAAAGCTTCTCAACAATACAGCAAAGAATTTCTGTGGGAGTGTACTTTGTATACAACAGCAGAACCTTGTGCAATGTGTACAGGAGCGATCTACTGGGGAAATATCGGTTCGATCGTGTACGCAATGACCGAAAAACGGTTGCTAGAATTAACGGGTGACAACGAACAAAACCCAACCTTTGATTTACCATCAAAAGAAATACTAAGTCACGGGCAAAAAAATATTCAAATTATTGGGCCATTTCCAGAAGTCGAGCAAGCGGTCTCGGCTGTTCATCAAGGTTATTGGGATTGA
- a CDS encoding cupin domain-containing protein: MIIKPSLPQEMTIFFDAENQPNENVQMGVVILQPGEKRPLEGFARHDQDEYSYVVSGEAHTILEDGQDLVGKPGDAQLIEAGEGHINYNDGEQAAVVVWMLVERL, translated from the coding sequence ATGATTATCAAACCCTCATTGCCTCAAGAAATGACTATTTTCTTTGATGCAGAAAATCAACCAAATGAAAACGTCCAGATGGGTGTAGTAATCTTACAACCAGGAGAGAAAAGACCATTAGAAGGATTCGCTAGACACGATCAAGATGAATATTCGTATGTGGTTTCAGGAGAAGCACATACCATTTTAGAAGACGGTCAGGATCTGGTCGGTAAACCTGGTGATGCCCAACTGATAGAAGCTGGAGAAGGACATATCAACTATAATGACGGGGAACAAGCGGCAGTTGTCGTTTGGATGTTAGTTGAGCGCCTATAA
- a CDS encoding peptide ABC transporter substrate-binding protein — protein MKKVIKPFIGLTLVVMFVSGCSGSTKTKETQETKPLNLMSASELTTLDTSVILDFPDAIVQTAAFEGLYALDDKDQLISAAAKALPEISEDGKTYTIKLRDDAKWSNDDPVTAADFEYAWKKMIDPKNGFVYSFLVVDTILNAEEISAGNKPVAELGVKAIDDHTLEVKLKEAKPYFTSVLAFPTFFPQNQKFVEKMGADYGTTSENVVYNGPFVVENWKQTDLNWDLKKNEKYWDQSNVKSDKIHYEVVKEASTALNLFEDGQLDVATVTGELAKQNQSNPDYHSYPTATMNYIRLNQKRKDKDTPLKNENLRKALALGIDKENLVNNIIADGSKPLYGAVTEGFVSNPETGVDFRKEAGDLMMYNKDEALKYWELAKKELGENITLDLMITDDGSYKKMGESLQGSLEKLFSGLTINVTALPTETALNLSRESDYDMFLIYWTPDYQDPISTLNMLRTGNDRNYSNAKYDELLDDASQKYATDLEKRWETLIAAEKEGIENTAGMIIISQNQQSVLQGEQVKGVNYHTFAAPLTLKNVYKETK, from the coding sequence ATGAAAAAAGTAATTAAACCGTTCATCGGACTAACCTTAGTCGTGATGTTCGTTTCGGGATGTTCAGGCAGTACAAAAACAAAAGAAACACAGGAAACAAAACCGTTAAATTTAATGTCAGCTTCAGAGCTGACGACATTAGATACATCCGTAATCCTAGATTTTCCAGATGCGATCGTGCAAACAGCAGCATTTGAAGGCTTGTACGCATTGGACGATAAAGATCAATTAATTTCAGCGGCCGCAAAAGCATTGCCAGAAATTTCTGAGGATGGTAAAACGTATACAATCAAATTAAGGGATGACGCCAAGTGGAGCAATGATGATCCTGTGACAGCAGCCGATTTTGAATATGCTTGGAAAAAAATGATCGATCCTAAAAATGGGTTCGTTTATAGCTTTTTAGTCGTTGATACGATTTTAAATGCAGAAGAAATTTCCGCTGGTAACAAGCCGGTAGCTGAGCTCGGTGTAAAAGCTATTGATGATCACACGTTGGAAGTAAAATTAAAAGAAGCAAAACCATATTTCACTTCAGTTCTTGCTTTTCCAACTTTTTTCCCACAAAATCAAAAATTTGTTGAGAAAATGGGTGCAGACTACGGAACAACTAGTGAGAACGTTGTTTATAATGGACCATTCGTTGTAGAAAATTGGAAACAAACTGACTTGAACTGGGATTTAAAGAAAAACGAAAAATATTGGGATCAGTCAAATGTGAAATCTGATAAAATTCATTATGAGGTAGTCAAAGAAGCATCGACTGCGTTGAATCTATTTGAAGATGGACAGCTAGATGTGGCAACAGTCACAGGTGAACTTGCCAAACAAAATCAAAGCAATCCTGATTATCATTCTTATCCAACTGCAACGATGAACTATATTCGGTTAAATCAAAAACGCAAGGACAAAGATACGCCGCTAAAAAATGAAAACCTAAGAAAAGCTTTAGCTCTTGGAATCGATAAAGAAAACTTAGTCAACAACATTATCGCAGATGGTTCAAAACCATTATATGGTGCAGTGACTGAAGGTTTTGTCAGCAATCCTGAAACGGGTGTGGATTTCAGAAAAGAAGCTGGCGATTTGATGATGTACAATAAAGACGAAGCTCTAAAATATTGGGAATTAGCCAAAAAAGAATTAGGAGAGAACATTACTTTAGATTTAATGATCACAGATGATGGCTCGTATAAAAAAATGGGTGAAAGTCTTCAAGGAAGTCTAGAAAAACTATTTTCAGGATTAACGATCAATGTTACAGCTTTACCTACTGAGACAGCATTGAATCTTAGTCGAGAGAGTGACTACGATATGTTCCTGATTTATTGGACACCAGATTATCAAGATCCAATTTCAACATTGAATATGTTGCGAACAGGAAATGATCGTAATTATTCTAATGCGAAATATGATGAGTTATTGGACGATGCTTCACAAAAATACGCTACGGATTTAGAAAAACGTTGGGAAACACTAATTGCGGCTGAAAAAGAAGGCATTGAAAATACGGCGGGAATGATAATCATCAGCCAAAATCAGCAATCTGTTTTACAGGGCGAACAAGTCAAAGGGGTGAACTATCACACCTTTGCAGCACCGCTGACACTAAAAAATGTTTATAAAGAAACAAAATAA
- a CDS encoding GrpB family protein, which produces MTRKIEVIPPQKIWLKQFEQEKSLLEEIFTKQIIAIHHIGSTAIKNIKAKPVIDILLVVKKIQIIDNYNQVMTKNGYECLGENGLLGRRFFSKGGDNRSHHLHVFQDGNPEILRHLLFRDFMNSHVEAAEAYSQLKIELANKFPEDAESYSAGKDEFIKNIDQQAEKWDAARSEQL; this is translated from the coding sequence ATGACTAGAAAAATTGAGGTGATACCACCTCAGAAAATTTGGTTAAAGCAATTTGAACAAGAAAAAAGCCTCTTAGAAGAAATTTTTACGAAGCAAATAATCGCCATCCATCATATTGGCAGTACAGCAATCAAAAATATCAAAGCAAAACCTGTCATCGACATCTTATTAGTTGTGAAAAAGATTCAAATCATCGACAATTACAATCAGGTGATGACCAAAAACGGATATGAATGTCTAGGTGAAAATGGTCTTTTGGGCCGACGATTTTTCAGTAAAGGTGGAGATAATAGAAGTCACCATCTCCACGTTTTTCAAGATGGAAATCCAGAAATTTTAAGGCATTTGTTATTTAGAGACTTTATGAATAGCCATGTAGAGGCTGCTGAAGCCTATAGTCAATTAAAAATAGAATTAGCCAATAAGTTTCCAGAGGATGCTGAATCATATAGTGCTGGCAAAGACGAATTTATTAAAAATATCGATCAACAAGCAGAAAAATGGGATGCTGCCCGGAGTGAACAGCTTTAG
- a CDS encoding winged helix-turn-helix domain-containing protein, which produces MYNIGFVILDNADEQKYIDSLKSTQLHMHPINKEEVAETIANYDGVVINEQHIHNIGAICELIILLKKKSNTFIWVISERMNKMNHIVYLQLGVDGILDNESDPEEHKLLMINACNRYNQTYPTMEKTVKSESDATELQLRPCNFSVLLNGKEISLTKLEFKTIEFLQTQQGIAVSYEDIYKNVWENEGADKQYRVSNLIFHLRQKIETDAAHPKYIKTVRSKGYKLAL; this is translated from the coding sequence ATGTACAACATAGGATTTGTGATACTAGATAATGCAGATGAACAAAAATACATAGATTCATTGAAAAGTACTCAGCTGCATATGCATCCAATCAACAAAGAAGAAGTAGCTGAAACAATAGCGAATTACGATGGTGTTGTTATTAATGAGCAACATATACACAATATTGGTGCGATTTGTGAATTGATTATTCTATTAAAGAAAAAATCTAATACGTTTATCTGGGTGATTTCAGAACGTATGAATAAAATGAATCATATTGTTTATTTGCAGCTTGGTGTTGATGGGATCCTAGATAACGAATCTGATCCGGAAGAACATAAACTTCTAATGATAAATGCATGTAATAGATATAATCAAACATATCCAACTATGGAAAAAACGGTAAAAAGTGAAAGTGATGCTACGGAGCTTCAATTACGTCCATGTAATTTTAGTGTCTTATTAAATGGGAAAGAAATCAGCTTAACAAAATTAGAGTTCAAAACGATTGAGTTTTTACAAACGCAGCAAGGGATTGCAGTTTCTTATGAAGATATTTACAAAAATGTTTGGGAAAACGAAGGGGCCGACAAACAGTATCGCGTGTCCAATTTGATTTTTCACCTAAGACAAAAAATTGAAACCGATGCGGCACATCCCAAATATATTAAAACAGTACGTTCCAAAGGCTACAAGTTAGCTTTATAA